The nucleotide sequence GGCGAAGGGAGCCCCCGGAACCAGCGCGCCATCGACAGCGGCCGCGAGCGCATCGACATCGATGCGCGTTGCGCCACCTTCGGACTGCCGCTGTAGTTCAGCAGCAATAGCGGCTGCAATCACCGCCCGACGATCTGAAACGCTGCTAGCCGTTTCCATCGATGGAAATCCCCTGTTCATCGACACGAACCTCAATAGCCGGACGGGCCTGTTGCTGCTGATAAGTATAAATGGCGAAGGCAACCAAGGCGACCAAGAGGATGGTCACCAGGGCGTAAAGGGCATTGCGGCTCATTAAAACTCCTGACGCTGACGCGTGAGGTCAACGCGTGAGCACGCAAAGGGTTCAGTCGCCGGCGATCGCGCGCAACGCCATGACGAAGGCGTGGATGCCAATGCCGATGGAATTGGAATTATCGATGATGATGGGGGAGATGCCGGAGGGCAAGGTCGCCCCCTCGCGCGCCAGCCGCGCGGTGATCTGATCGCGCCCTTCCCGACCGCGACTGGCCAGCCGCTGGGCGCGCAGGGATATTTCAGCCGAGATCATGACGACGCGGCTTGAGGGGTATTTTTCGAGCGCTGATGGCACGATGTGACGCGACACATTGGCGACCACCACGCGCCCCAGCGCCAGATCGGTATCGACGCCGATGGGCAAGGCATATTGGAGGCCGTGCGCCTCCCAATGCAGGGAGAGCCGGCCGGCAGTGCGGGCCTCTTCAAATTCGGCGGGTTCAACGCTGAGGTGATCCTCCACCTCGACATCGGTGGGGCGGGTGACGAGACGCCGGACGAAGCTGAAGCGCTTGTCGGCATCGAGCGCCTGACGGGCGCCCTGGATGAGAGTGTCCTTGCCCACACCGGAGGGGCCAACGACAAGGACCAGAATTCCGGGGGAGCGCTCGTTCAACTCACTCTATGTCCTTCTCGCCAGACACTGTGCACGCTGGGCAGCGGACCATTGGCCCGCACCCGCACGAGATCGGCCCGCTTGCCGACGGCAATCTCGCCGCGATCATCGAGCCCGGCGGCGCGGGCGGGATTTCGCGTTACGGTTGCCAGCGCCTGGGGCAGGCTCACGCTCTCGATGCGCCGGGGCATGAGGAAGACGGCCTGCAGCAAGGCATAGGGGACGTAGTCGGAACTCAGGATATCGAGGAGGCCGGCCTCAACGAGATCGCTGGCCGAAATATTGCCCGAGTGCGAGCGTCCGCGCACCACATTGGGCGCGCCCATCAAAATGGCGAGGCCGGCATCATGGGCGGCAGAGGCGGCTTCGAGCGTGGTGGGGAATTCGGCGATGGCGACGCCGTCTTCAGCGGCTTCCTCGACATGGGCGATGGTGGCGTCGTCATGACTGGCGAGCGCAAGGCCGAGCTCATGGGCACGGGCGACGATAGCGCTGCGGTTGGCGGCCGAGTAGCGGTCGTGCTCGGCCTGGCGGGCAGCGATATAGGCGAGCAGTTCGGCCTCGGTGCGGCCCATCTGCTTGGCGTAGAAGCGCTTGTAGTCATCGAGCGAGCGGAACTGACGCTGGCCGGGCGTGTGGTCCATAACCGAGGCCAGCCGCGTGATGTCGTGGGACGCGAAGGTCTCGAAATGGGTGACGACGTCGTGGCTGGGCAGTTCGCAGCGCAAATGGATGAAATGTTCGGCGCGCAGCCAGCCGCCGTCGCTGCCCTCGCGCACGGCATCGACTAGCGCAGTGGCATGAGGGAGCATGTCGGGCAGCTCTAGGTCCGAGCCGATGCGGACGGCGTCAAAGACCGTGGTGATGCCCGAGCCGGCGATCTGCACGTCGTGGGCGTGGAGCGCGGCCAGCGGATCCCAGAACACGCCGGGACGCGGGCGGTAATGATTTTCGAGATGGTCGGTGTGGAGCTCGACAAGGCCGGGGATGAGGTAATCGCCGGCAAGATCCTCGCCGTGGCGGGATGCGCCTTCGTCGATGGAGACGATTTTGCCCTCGGCGATGACGACGCTGCCGGTGATCTCGGCCTCGGGCAGGACGATGCGGGCGTTGGAGAGGATCGTCTTTGTCACTGGCCGGCCCCGAGCTTGAAATCGTCGAGGCGACGGAAGTGGCGGCCGGCGTCTGGCTCATGGAAAAGCACGAGCCTGTCGAGCACGACCTCCTCGGCGAGCAGCGCGCCAAACCAGCTGCGGGCAGCAGCGGCGATCTCGGCGTGATCGGCCTCGGGAAGGCGATCGGTGAGGGTCATGTGGAAGCGGAATTCGTCGAAGACATAGGGATAGCCATAGCCATCGAGCAGTTCCTCCTGGCGCGGCGTGAGGCCGCGCGCGGCGCGGGCCGAGCGGTCGCGCATGGAGAGCGGCGCACGGAAGGGCTCGAATTCCTCAACCACATGGGCGGCGAGATCCTGAAGGTCGGCATTGTCGCCGGCGGCGATAAGGGCGAGGAAGCCATCGAGCGAAACGATATCAAGGGTGCCGAGGGAGACGGGACGCTGGCTCGCAGCAAACCGGGTGAGCGCGGCGCCGAGATCGTCGAGGGTCGTGCCCGGGGCCAGCACCATGGGCGGCTTGATGGTGGCGTGGAAACCGTAGCGATTGGCCGACTGAGTGAGGTTGAGCAGGCGATTGCGCTCGATGCCGCCGACGGGACCGTCGAAAAACTGGCCATTGGCGGAGTCGCGGCCCAGCCAGGCAGAGGCCCTGTCCCACAGGGGGCTGGTGGCGGAGGGGGCGTAGTAGATGGCGAATCGTTCGGTCATGAAAACTCCTCGGCCTGCCGCTAGACTTTCTATGTGTCTGCGTTTTGACAAGGTGGCAAGGCTGGACAAGCTTTTGCCGTGTCGGGCACAAGAACAGTCCGACGGGTGGTAACGGCAAGGGGGGAAGATGGACAAGGACTTGCTGAAAGGCCTGTTCGAGACGGCAGTGGAACGGGCGCAGCCGGCGCTGGCGGTGAGCCAGTTCCTGCCGCAAAAGCCGAAGGGGCGGACTATTGTCATCGGCGCGGGCAAGGCATCGGCGCAGATGGCGCGGGCTTTCGAGAAGGCCTGGGACGAGCCGCTGAACGGGCTGGTGGTGACCCGCTATGGCTATGCCGAAAAGTGCGAACAGATTGAAATTGTCGAGGCGGCTCATCCGGTGCCGGATGCGGCGGGGTTTGAGGCGGCGCGGCGGATTGTGGAGCTACTGCAGGGGTTGAGCGCCGATGATCTCGTCGTGGCGCTGATTTCGGGCGGCGGCTCGTCGCTGCTGCCGGCGCCCGCCGAGGGGATGAGCCTTGAGGATGAGCAGGCGGTCAATCGGGCGCTGCTCGCTTCGGGCGCGCCGATCGGGGTGATGAACCTCATCCGCAACCAGTTTTCTTCCATCAAGGGCGGACGGCTGGCGCTGGCGGCCGCACCGGCCCGGGTGGCGACGCTGGTTGTTTCCGATGTGCCGGGTGATGATCCGGCGCTGGTGGCGTCGGGACCGACGATTTCGCTCGCCGGGACACGGGCCGAGGCACGGAAATATGCCGCGCTCTATGGGCTGGAGCTGCCGGCGGCGGCGCAGAAAATTCTGGCGGGAGAGGACAATATCGCGCCGCGTTCGGACGACCCACGCTTCGTCAACAATTCGGTGGTGACCATCGCTTCGGCCGCCCTGTCGCTGACGGCTGCGGCGGACAAGGCGCGCGCGATGGGGATAGAGGCGGCAGTGCTGTCGGATTCCATCGAGGGTGAGGCGCGCGACGTGGCGCTGGTGCATGCGGCGATTGCCAAGGAGATTGCGCTCCGCAATCAGCCGTTCAGCAAGCCTGTGGTGTTGCTTTCAGGCGGGGAGACCACCGTGACGCTGCGCGGCAAGGGACGCGGCGGACGGAACGGCGAGTTCCTGCTGTCGCTGGCCATTGCGCTCGATGGGGTCGAAGGGGTGACGGCGCTGGCGGGCGACACCGATGGCATCGACGGCTCGGAAGACAATGCCGGGGCTTTTGTCGACGGCACTTCGGCGCGGCGGATGCGCGAGGCGGGCGTCGATCCGCTGGCGGCACAGGCGAACAATGATGCCTATACCGCCTTTGAGGCGATTGGGGACCTTTTTGTGACGGGCCCGACCGGGACCAACGTCAATGATTTCCGGGCGATCCTCATCCGGTAAGGCGCCACCCCCACCCGACCTCCCCCTTAAGGAGGGGGAGGAGTGATTTTGTGGCTCTCCTATCCTGTGCCAAACTCGGCATCGGGATGGATTGCCCGGAGACGCCGGGCGATGACGGTTGACCTGAAGACGCATAGGTCGGGCGATAGCGGGAGGCGCAGATGGCACGGGTGACGGGGATTGGCGGGATCTTCTTCCGGTCGGGCGACAAGGATGCGCTCGTGCGGTGGTACGAGACACATCTGGGCATCACCGAGCTCTGGCAGCAGGATGCGGGGATGACCGTGTTTGCGCCTTTCCGGCAGGAGAGCGACTATTTTCCGGAGGCCAAGCAGTGGATGATCAATTTCCGGGTCGATGATCTCGACGCGATGTTGGTGCGCCTGCGCGAAGCCGGGATTGCGGTCGAGACGCGGCCGGAGGAATGGGACACGCCCGAGACGGGGCGATTTGCCCGAATTCATGACCCGGAAGGCAACCAGATCGAGCTTTGGGAGCCGGCGACAGCGGTTTCGCAATAAAAAGTCATACTTTTCTTGCCGTGGGTGCTTGGCGATCGGCCCGCGCTCTGCTCTAAAACCTCCCACCAAAGCTCGGGGAGATTTTTTGGATGGGCAAGCGCAAGATCGCGATCATCGGCGTAGGCAAGATTGCCGTCGATCAGCATATCCCGGTGATCGAAGCCTCGGAGGATTTCGAGCTGGCGGCGACCGTGTCGACGCGCGGAGTCGCCCATAAGAACCTGCCCGTGTTCAGGACGGCCGCCGAACTCTATGCGGCCATGCCGGAAGTGGGCATCGTGTCCATCTGCACACCGCCCGGCGTGCGCCATGGCTATGTCCGCGAGGCGCTCGACGCCGGCAAGGACGTGATGATGGAAAAGCCGCCCACCACGACCATTTCCGAACTCGACGATCTCATCGCCCATGCCAGGCGACTGGACCGGGTGCTCTACCAGACCTGGCACAGCCAGTTTAACGCCGCCGTCGACCGCACCAAGGCGATCCTCGCCGATGAAGGCGTGGTCTCGGCCCGTATCGACTGGCGCGAAAGCGTGCGCAAATGGCATCCGGGACAGGACTGGGTGTGGGAGCCCGGCGGGTTCGGCGTCTGCGATCCGGGCATCAATGCGCTCTCGATCTTTACCAAGGTCATGCCGTTCCCGGCCTTTGTCGAAAACGCGAAGCTGACTTTTCCGGCCAATCGGCAGACCCCGGTGGATGTCGAGATCGCGTTCAAATCCTCGCAGGCGCATCGGCCAGAGCTGTCGGCCGGGTTCAACTGGCTCGAAGAGAGCGGGGAAATCTGGACCATCCGCTTTACCACCGGGGCCGGCAATGAGATCCGCCTCGAAAACGGCGGCCGCAAGCTCAGCGTCAACGGGGCGCTGGTGCTCGAGCACGGCGATCTCGAATATTCGGCCATGTATGACCGGTTTGCCGATCTGCTCGAGCGGCACGAGAGCGATGTCGACGCGGCTCCGCTGCGGCTGATGGCAGACGTGTTCCTGCTCGGCGCCCGGGTCAATGGCCCAGACTTTGCCTGGTAGGCGGAAAGTCTAGCGCTCGTCGCGATCCTCGGCGCGATATTCGGCCCGCGTTGCAGCCTCGGTGATATTGCGCTCGAGCGGTGTACGCTTGCGATTGCGCATGGTGCCATAGACCATGGCGGCGCCGAGGCAGGCGACGCCGACGGTCAGCAGCAGCAACCAGAGGATGGGTGTCTCATACATGCGATTTCTCCTTTGAGGGAGAAACGGGTGCGGGAGATGAGGGGTTGCCGGGTGTTGGTGGTTGGGGGCGTTTTGGATATCCCCACCTTGATCCCTCCCCCACCCAGCGCCGATACGGCCCTTGGCCGAGCTTTGCTACCCTCCCCACAAGGGGAGGGAGACGAAGGAGCCGAGACATCGCAGTCTGCGCCTCCCTCCCCTTGATGGAGGGAATGAGGGTGGGGTGGCGCCGGGCGCCGGGCGCCCTATGCCGCGTTGTCCGCAGTGCGGGCCTCACACGCCTTCCATGACCCTTGCATGGTCGAGGGCGAGGCAGGCGAGGAGGTGGTCGCGGGTGGCGTCCGAGGCGCCTTCCTCGATAGCGAGGACGGTTTTTTCGAGAATGGCGATGCTGGCTTGCCGATAGGCCATGACGGTTTCGCTGCTGCGCGTCAGGGCGAGGGCGAGCAGGAGTTCGATGACGCCAACGACGCTGCGCAGCAGGGTGTTTTGGGACGCCTCGGCGATCTGGGCGTGAATTTCGAGGGCGGCGAGGCCGAACTGCTCGTCGCTGTCGCCGGCCGTCGACGCCTGATGCAGCCAGTATTTCATGATGCGGACGTGTTCTGCGGTGCGGAAGCGCGCAGCCCCCTCCCCCGCCGGCAGTTCGAGAGCTTCGCGCACGGCAAAGAGGTTCTGGTAGAAGCGAGCATCGGCTGGGGCGTGGAAATGCCAGGCGAGCACCTGGGAATCGAAGTAATTCCAGCGGCTGCGCGGGGAGACGCGGGTGCCGACCTTGGGGCGGGCCTCGACCAGACCCTTGGCCTCAAGCGTCTTGATCGCCTCGCGCAGAACTGTGCGCGAGACGCCGTAACGCTCCATCATCACTGCATCGCTGGCCAGAACCGAGCCAACAGGCGAGGCGCCCGAGACAATGGCCCGGCCGATCTCGTTGATGACGAAATTATGGAAATTGCGCGCAGCATGCCGCCCCGAGAGGGATCGGATGAGGCTGCCTGCTTCGATCATTTCAGGCTTTCTGGGACGCTTTGTCTCCGGGTGCGGCCGCGGCGAAAATGATCCGTTGCAGCACGATAAACAGGAACAGGAGAACGCCGATGACGATCTTGGTCCACCAGCTCGACAGCGTGCCGTCGAAGATGATGTAGGTCTGAACGAGGCCCAGCAGCATGACGCCGATGAACGTGCCCAGGACAAACCCATAGCCGCCGGTGAGCAGCGTGCCTCCTATGACCACCGCGCTGATGGCATCGAGCTCGACGCCCACCGCCGCCAGCGGGTAACCCGCAGATGTATAGAGGGAAAAAACAATGCCCGCCAAGGCCGCAAGCACGGATGAAAGCATATAAATGGCCACGGTGGTGCGCGCCACCGGCACGCCCATGAGCGAGGCCGAGACCGGATTGCCGCCCAGCGCATAGACGTAAGAGCCGAATTTTGTGCGGTGGGCCAGAATGGCGCCGATGATGAAAATGGCGACCATGGAGAGGCCGATAAAGCTGAGGCGCCCGCCCCCGGGAAGGCGGATGACGAGGCCGGAAATGGCTGAATAGAATTCGTGGCTGATCGGCACCGAATCCTGGGTGATGACCGAGGCGGCGCCACGCGCGAGGAACATGCCGGCCAGAGTGACAATGAAGGACGGCACCTGAAGAAAATGAATGGCGAGCCCCATGGTGCCGCCAAAGGCTGCTGCAACCAGAAGGGCGATGGCGAAGGCGAAGAGCGGATGGAAACCGGCCCAGGAGATGAGCACGGCCACAAGCACGCCAGTAAAGCCGATGACCGCGCCGACCGAGAGATCAATGCCCCCTGAGAGAATGACGAAGGTCATGCCCACTGCGGCAATGCCGAGAAAGGCGTTGTCGGTGAGAAAATTGCCGAGCACGCGGGTCGAGAACATGTTGGGGAACTGCATCACCGCCAGGGCATAGGCGATGACGAAGATGAGCGCCGTGGCAAGAAGCGGACGAAGAGAGCGGTTCATTTCTTGGCTCCGGCGGAAGCTGGGCGCAGGCGGGTCGGGGCCAGGCGCGAGGCCAGCGGCGACTGGATCAGGAGGACAATGAAGATCAGTCCGGCCTTGACGATGAGATTGAACTCGGGCGGGAAGCCGGAGACGAGAATGCCGGTGTTCATGGCCTGGATGATGAGTGCGCCGACCACGGCCAGCGGCACGGAAAAGCGCCCGCCGAGCAGCGAGGTGCCGCCGATGACCACGGCGAGGATAGCGTCGAGCTCGAGCCAGAGCCCGGCATTGTTGGCGTCGGCGCCGCGAATGTCACCGGCAACAATGATGCCGGCAATGGCGGCGCAGAGGCCGGAGAGGGAATAGACGAGCAGCAGCAACATGCGGCTGCGAATGCCGGCGAGGCTGGCGGCGGCGCGATTTACGCCCACCGCCTCGATGAAAAGGCCGATGGCAGTGCGCCGGACCAGCAGGGTGACCAGCACCATCAGGACAATGGCGATGACGGCGGCCATGGGCAGGCCGAGGAAGGAGCCGGTGCCGATAAAGATCAGCACGGGATCATTGAAGGTGACGATAAAGCCCTGGGTGATGAGCTGGGCAATGCCGCGCCCGGCCACCATCAGAACCAGCGTGGCGACGATCGGCTGGATATCGAGCAGCGCCACGAGAATGCCGTTCCAGAGGCCACAGAGGAGGCCGACGGTGAGGGCGGCAGCCACGGCAATGGGGGTGGGATAGCCGGCCACGACGAGCGTGGCGGCGACGGCGCCGGAGACGGCCATGACTGCGCCGACCGAGAGATCAACGCCCTTGGTGGCGATGACGCCGGCCATGCCGATGGCGAGGATGGCCACCGGCGCACCGCGATTGATGACGTCGATGAGGCTGCCGAAGAGGCGCCCATCCTGCCAGGTGATGCGGAAGAAATTGGGGAACAGCAGCCAGTTGATCAGCAGCACGCCGACAAGGGCGATGAGCTGCGGGCTGGCAAGGAAGGAAGCCGAGCGCCGGATCATGCGGGGGCTCCCTCGTGATGATTGGCGATAGCCTGCACGATAATGCCCGGATTGATGTTTTCGCCATTGAGCTCGGCGACCAGCTCGCGATCGCGCATGACGACGATGCGCGAAGAATAGGCCACGACCTCATCGAGCTCGGAGGAGATAACGACCAGCGCCAGCCCCTCATCGCGCAGGCGATTGATGGTGCGCACGATCTCGGCGTGGGCGCCGACATCAATGCCGCGGGTGGGTTCGTCGAGAATGAGGAAGGCCGGATCGGTGGCGAGCCAGCGCGAGAGAATGACCTTCTGCTGATTGCCGCCCGAGAGCAGTTTGACCGGCATGTCGAGCGAGGCAGCGCGGATATCCATGGCCTCGCCGAATTTGCCGGCGATTTCCATCTGCTCGTCGCGGTTGAGGGCGGAAAACCACCCCAGCTTGCCCTGAAGCGCAATGATGATGTTTTCGCGCACGGAGAGATCGCCGAAAATGCCCTCGGCCTTGCGGTCTTCGGGGCAGAAGCCAAAGCCATGGGCAATGGCATCGGTGGGACGGGAAATGGTGGTGGGTTTTCCCGCGACGGTGACGCTGCCCTCGTCGGCGCTGTCGGCCCCGAACATGAGGCGGGCCATTTCCGTGCGACCAGAGCCTAGAAGCCCTGCGACGCCTATGACCTCGCCCTTGTGGATGGAGAGGGTGAAGGGCAGGACGCTGCGCTTTTTGCCATAGCCGGTGAAATCGACCAGCACGTCGCCGAGCGGCCGGTTTTCGTCGAGCTTGGTGGCGCCGGAGAAGGCGATGTCCTTGCCCAGCATGAGGCGGACGACATCGGTGCGGGTCAGCGTGTCGAGGGCGCGGGTTTCGATCAGCTTGCCATTGCGCAGAATGGTGACGCGGTCGGCGACGGCGAAGACCTGATCGAGGAAATGGGTGATGAAGACGATGGCGAGGCCCTGCGCCTTGAGGTCCCGGATGATCTCGAAGAGGCGCTCGACCTCGTTGCGGTCAAGGCTGGCCGTGGGCTCGTCGAGGATCAGCACTTTTCCCGAGAGCTCGACGGCGCGGGCAATGGCGACGATCTGCTGGACGGCGACGGAATGGCTGCCGAGCTCGCTGGCGGGATCGAGAGTGAGGCCATAGCGGGCGAGCACTGTTCGCGTGTCGGCCTCCATGCGGCGGCGATCGACAAGGCCGAAGCGGGTGGGCTGGTGGCCGAGATAGAGGTTTTCGGCCACGGAGCGATTGGGCAGGAGGTTGACCTCCTGAAAGACCGTGCCGATGCCATGGGTCTGGGCATGCTGGGGATTGGCGAGGGTGACGGGGACGCCATCGGCGAGGACCGTGCCGCCATCGGGCTGGTAGGCGCCGGTGAGGATCTTGATCAGCGTCGATTTTCCGGCACCATTTTCGCCCAGCAGGGCGTGAACCTCGCCGGGTATGAGGCCGAAATCGACCTGGTCCAGCGCGGTATGGTTGCCGAAGATCTTGACGATGCCCCGCGCCTCGAGCGCGTAGCCAGTGTCGTTCATTGCCCCTCCCCGGCCGTCCTTGTGGACGGT is from Devosia sp. SD17-2 and encodes:
- the phnN gene encoding phosphonate metabolism protein/1,5-bisphosphokinase (PRPP-forming) PhnN; this translates as MNERSPGILVLVVGPSGVGKDTLIQGARQALDADKRFSFVRRLVTRPTDVEVEDHLSVEPAEFEEARTAGRLSLHWEAHGLQYALPIGVDTDLALGRVVVANVSRHIVPSALEKYPSSRVVMISAEISLRAQRLASRGREGRDQITARLAREGATLPSGISPIIIDNSNSIGIGIHAFVMALRAIAGD
- a CDS encoding alpha-D-ribose 1-methylphosphonate 5-triphosphate diphosphatase, coding for MTKTILSNARIVLPEAEITGSVVIAEGKIVSIDEGASRHGEDLAGDYLIPGLVELHTDHLENHYRPRPGVFWDPLAALHAHDVQIAGSGITTVFDAVRIGSDLELPDMLPHATALVDAVREGSDGGWLRAEHFIHLRCELPSHDVVTHFETFASHDITRLASVMDHTPGQRQFRSLDDYKRFYAKQMGRTEAELLAYIAARQAEHDRYSAANRSAIVARAHELGLALASHDDATIAHVEEAAEDGVAIAEFPTTLEAASAAHDAGLAILMGAPNVVRGRSHSGNISASDLVEAGLLDILSSDYVPYALLQAVFLMPRRIESVSLPQALATVTRNPARAAGLDDRGEIAVGKRADLVRVRANGPLPSVHSVWREGHRVS
- a CDS encoding DUF1045 domain-containing protein, yielding MTERFAIYYAPSATSPLWDRASAWLGRDSANGQFFDGPVGGIERNRLLNLTQSANRYGFHATIKPPMVLAPGTTLDDLGAALTRFAASQRPVSLGTLDIVSLDGFLALIAAGDNADLQDLAAHVVEEFEPFRAPLSMRDRSARAARGLTPRQEELLDGYGYPYVFDEFRFHMTLTDRLPEADHAEIAAAARSWFGALLAEEVVLDRLVLFHEPDAGRHFRRLDDFKLGAGQ
- a CDS encoding glycerate kinase gives rise to the protein MDKDLLKGLFETAVERAQPALAVSQFLPQKPKGRTIVIGAGKASAQMARAFEKAWDEPLNGLVVTRYGYAEKCEQIEIVEAAHPVPDAAGFEAARRIVELLQGLSADDLVVALISGGGSSLLPAPAEGMSLEDEQAVNRALLASGAPIGVMNLIRNQFSSIKGGRLALAAAPARVATLVVSDVPGDDPALVASGPTISLAGTRAEARKYAALYGLELPAAAQKILAGEDNIAPRSDDPRFVNNSVVTIASAALSLTAAADKARAMGIEAAVLSDSIEGEARDVALVHAAIAKEIALRNQPFSKPVVLLSGGETTVTLRGKGRGGRNGEFLLSLAIALDGVEGVTALAGDTDGIDGSEDNAGAFVDGTSARRMREAGVDPLAAQANNDAYTAFEAIGDLFVTGPTGTNVNDFRAILIR
- a CDS encoding VOC family protein, giving the protein MARVTGIGGIFFRSGDKDALVRWYETHLGITELWQQDAGMTVFAPFRQESDYFPEAKQWMINFRVDDLDAMLVRLREAGIAVETRPEEWDTPETGRFARIHDPEGNQIELWEPATAVSQ
- a CDS encoding Gfo/Idh/MocA family oxidoreductase gives rise to the protein MGKRKIAIIGVGKIAVDQHIPVIEASEDFELAATVSTRGVAHKNLPVFRTAAELYAAMPEVGIVSICTPPGVRHGYVREALDAGKDVMMEKPPTTTISELDDLIAHARRLDRVLYQTWHSQFNAAVDRTKAILADEGVVSARIDWRESVRKWHPGQDWVWEPGGFGVCDPGINALSIFTKVMPFPAFVENAKLTFPANRQTPVDVEIAFKSSQAHRPELSAGFNWLEESGEIWTIRFTTGAGNEIRLENGGRKLSVNGALVLEHGDLEYSAMYDRFADLLERHESDVDAAPLRLMADVFLLGARVNGPDFAW
- a CDS encoding GntR family transcriptional regulator is translated as MIEAGSLIRSLSGRHAARNFHNFVINEIGRAIVSGASPVGSVLASDAVMMERYGVSRTVLREAIKTLEAKGLVEARPKVGTRVSPRSRWNYFDSQVLAWHFHAPADARFYQNLFAVREALELPAGEGAARFRTAEHVRIMKYWLHQASTAGDSDEQFGLAALEIHAQIAEASQNTLLRSVVGVIELLLALALTRSSETVMAYRQASIAILEKTVLAIEEGASDATRDHLLACLALDHARVMEGV
- the yjfF gene encoding galactofuranose ABC transporter, permease protein YjfF translates to MNRSLRPLLATALIFVIAYALAVMQFPNMFSTRVLGNFLTDNAFLGIAAVGMTFVILSGGIDLSVGAVIGFTGVLVAVLISWAGFHPLFAFAIALLVAAAFGGTMGLAIHFLQVPSFIVTLAGMFLARGAASVITQDSVPISHEFYSAISGLVIRLPGGGRLSFIGLSMVAIFIIGAILAHRTKFGSYVYALGGNPVSASLMGVPVARTTVAIYMLSSVLAALAGIVFSLYTSAGYPLAAVGVELDAISAVVIGGTLLTGGYGFVLGTFIGVMLLGLVQTYIIFDGTLSSWWTKIVIGVLLFLFIVLQRIIFAAAAPGDKASQKA
- a CDS encoding ABC transporter permease, whose product is MIRRSASFLASPQLIALVGVLLINWLLFPNFFRITWQDGRLFGSLIDVINRGAPVAILAIGMAGVIATKGVDLSVGAVMAVSGAVAATLVVAGYPTPIAVAAALTVGLLCGLWNGILVALLDIQPIVATLVLMVAGRGIAQLITQGFIVTFNDPVLIFIGTGSFLGLPMAAVIAIVLMVLVTLLVRRTAIGLFIEAVGVNRAAASLAGIRSRMLLLLVYSLSGLCAAIAGIIVAGDIRGADANNAGLWLELDAILAVVIGGTSLLGGRFSVPLAVVGALIIQAMNTGILVSGFPPEFNLIVKAGLIFIVLLIQSPLASRLAPTRLRPASAGAKK
- a CDS encoding sugar ABC transporter ATP-binding protein produces the protein MNDTGYALEARGIVKIFGNHTALDQVDFGLIPGEVHALLGENGAGKSTLIKILTGAYQPDGGTVLADGVPVTLANPQHAQTHGIGTVFQEVNLLPNRSVAENLYLGHQPTRFGLVDRRRMEADTRTVLARYGLTLDPASELGSHSVAVQQIVAIARAVELSGKVLILDEPTASLDRNEVERLFEIIRDLKAQGLAIVFITHFLDQVFAVADRVTILRNGKLIETRALDTLTRTDVVRLMLGKDIAFSGATKLDENRPLGDVLVDFTGYGKKRSVLPFTLSIHKGEVIGVAGLLGSGRTEMARLMFGADSADEGSVTVAGKPTTISRPTDAIAHGFGFCPEDRKAEGIFGDLSVRENIIIALQGKLGWFSALNRDEQMEIAGKFGEAMDIRAASLDMPVKLLSGGNQQKVILSRWLATDPAFLILDEPTRGIDVGAHAEIVRTINRLRDEGLALVVISSELDEVVAYSSRIVVMRDRELVAELNGENINPGIIVQAIANHHEGAPA